Proteins encoded within one genomic window of Trichoderma asperellum chromosome 2, complete sequence:
- a CDS encoding putative NRPS-like protein biosynthetic cluster (SMCOG1002:AMP-dependent synthetase and ligase~antiSMASH:Cluster_2.1), which translates to MAYSTNTLAFPSDYGCNGSPAIICPSAGSASFKDVVSYAQLAFMTQALQGDLARMGITKGSRVALVLPNGLEFAAILLGIIHQRGIAAPLNPQYTQNEFRDIFSQMKLDLVVMLPGARGPDDSSYLTDPAFQAAQQLGVHVALCHKKSTLNDRDEQTLELILRPHVMANNNNTPVTVDTGAAIYSRNEVLSEDKVVMLLTSGTTGAPKMVLLSHTNLLTAMRIIIANHQLSSSDRTIIITPLHHIIGLCGTLLATLFSGGCAVIPDSLPGAFWQRCADYGITWFHAVPTLHRLLLNFPRPGGRVSSHLRFIRCGGSELSPDLYERLVALGPPLLEVYGMTETAPAIFCNHWKEGEGNDDDAPIAAITKAPGIIGEVCVLGQNVMEGYVENPQANTRAFLPNGYFRTGDLGAIESGGYLRLVGRIKEVINKGGEKIGPAEIEHVALSHELVSGAACFRIADNMYGDEIGLAVSLIPHKTEDPLIVSELKRHIAQYLTQFKVPKEVKFHRIIYSYDMLNCRITADS; encoded by the exons ATGGCATATTCTACAAACACCCTCGCCTTTCCTAGCGACTATGGATGCAACGGCTCCCCCGCGATTATCTGCCCCTCTGCTGGATCTGCATCATTTAAAGATGTAGTTTCATATGCCCAGTTAGCGTTTATGACACAGGCTCTACAGGGTGATCTTGCTCGTATGGGCATTACAAAAGGCAGCAGAGTTGCGCTTGTATTGCCGAATGGATTAGAATTTGCTGCTATACTTCTTGGAATCATACACCAGCGTGGTATTGCGGCCCCACTAAATCCACAGTATACACAAAACGAGTTCAGGGATATCTTCTCCCAGATGAAACTCGatttggtggtgatgctACCTGGAGCGCGGGGTCCAGATGACAGCTCATATTTGACCGATCCAGCTTTCCaagcagcacagcagctgGGAGTGCACGTGGCATTGTGCCACAAAAAGAGCACACTGAATGACAGAGATGAACAGACGTTGGAGCTTATTCTGCGGCCTCATGTAATGGCCAATAACAACAATACTCCTGTCACTGTTGATACCGGAGCGGCAATCTACTCAAGAAATGAGGTGCTGTCTGAAGACAAAGTTGTCATGCTCTTGACAAGCGGGACTACAGGTGCGCCTAAGATGGTCCTACTTAGTCACACCAATCTTCTCACCGCTATGCGCATTATTATTGCCAATCATCAGCTCTCGTCTAGTGATAGAACCATTATAATTACGCCGCTGCACCATATTATTGGTCTCTGTGGCACTTTACTTGCTACGCTATTCTCGGGAGGCTGCGCCGTCATTCCGGATTCGCTTCCGGGCGCCTTCTGGCAGCGATGTGCAGATTACGGCATCACATGGTTTCATGCTGTGCCAACTCTTCATCGATTGCTCCTAAACTTCCCGCGGCCTGGTGGTCGTGTCTCCTCACATCTGAGGTTTATCAGATGCGGCGGTAGCGAGCTTTCTCCAGACTTATACGAGCGCCTAGTCGCGCTGGGCCCGCCTTTGCTCGAAGTTTATGGCATGACGGAGACGGCTCCCGCAATATTCTGCAACCATTGGAAAGAAGGCG AGGGTAATGATGACGACGCTCCAATCGCTGCGATAACTAAAGCGCCTGGTATTATAGGCGAGGTTTGCGTGCTTGGCCAAAATGTAATGGAGGGGTATGTTGAAAACCCCCAAGCTAATACCAGGGCTTTTCTTCCCAATGGATACTTTCGCACCGGCGATCTCGGCGCTATTGAGTCTGGTGGTTACCTGAGGTTGGTGGGTAGAATTAAAGAGGTCATCAATAAAGGCGGAGAGAAAATTGGCCCCGCCGAGATTGAGCACGTAGCTTTGTCTCACGAGTTAGTTTCAGGGGCTGCGTGCTTTCGTATCGCTGACAACATGTACGGCGATGAGATTG GACTCGCCGTATCTCTGATACCGCATAAGACGGAGGATCCGCTCATTGTGTCGGAATTGAAACGTCATATAGCTCAATATTTAACACAATTCAAAGTTCCCAAAGAGGTGAAATTCCATCGAATCATATATTCATATGATATGTTAAATTGCAGAATTACAGCTGATTCATAG
- a CDS encoding uncharacterized protein (EggNog:ENOG41~antiSMASH:Cluster_2.1), protein MAPLFPAGLDSSADLDSYKLLRSPTLRSDLALVDMLNEVAYRWPGIDTTKFFLMGYSGGAQFAHRFLYLYPERLAAVSIGAPGSVTILDHSTSWPTGIADVKELFGKRIDINLIKQVKIQLVVGDADVEVHGGMEFWIWLQKFKAAKSADLSSNVEWNKTSNKEIVQNRLGILKRLQALWQEDGIDAQLDIVDGARHESLKCQSRSLKFLQPLIQE, encoded by the coding sequence ATGGCGCCGCTCTTCCCTGCCGGACTCGATAGCTCTGCCGACTTAGACTCGTACAAATTACTTCGATCTCCGACGCTGCGATCCGATTTAGCGCTTGTAGATATGCTAAATGAGGTAGCCTATCGCTGGCCTGGAATAGACACAACAAAATTTTTCTTAATGGGTTATTCGGGTGGCGCTCAATTCGCACATCGGTTCTTATACCTCTACCCTGAGAGGCTGGCAGCTGTCAGTATTGGAGCCCCGGGAAGCGTCACTATCCTAGACCATTCAACTTCATGGCCGACAGGAATAGCAGATGTGAAAGAGCTTTTCGGAAAACGTATCGACATAAATTTGATCAAGCAGGTTAAAATACAACTGGTTGTTGGCGATGCTGACGTTGAAGTTCACGGCGGGATGGAATTTTGGATCTGGTTACAGAAGTTCAAGGCTGCGAAAAGCGCTGACTTATCGAGCAACGTGGAATGGAACAAAACCTCAAATAAGGAAATTGTTCAAAATAGACTGGGAATTTTGAAAAGATTACAGGCATTATGGCAGGAAGATGGGATCGATGCGCAGCTTGATATTGTAGATGGGGCTAGGCACGAGAGTCTCAAATGTCAAAGTCGCTCTTTAAAGTTCTTACAGCCACTGATTCAGGAATGA
- a CDS encoding uncharacterized protein (EggNog:ENOG41~antiSMASH:Cluster_2.1~CAZy:CE3) yields the protein MPLGGSITYGVGSSDKNGYRKFLYDMLTSDGHIVEMVGSRKSGTMPNNRNEGWRGFTIDQIERKARVSIPLLMPNLVAINAGSNDCLQNLEIGQIGSRINGLLEYIWSTCPGSTIILSTLLSNSDTLTERRILRANEQFRELAFQKYKQHKKIILVDMHGADGPNADELVDGTHPNDLAYQKMATIWQRGFREAVSKGFLQASVPSNIRT from the coding sequence ATGCCACTTGGTGGTTCGATTACGTATGGCGTTGGTTCTTCTGACAAGAATGGTTACCGGAAATTCCTTTACGACATGCTCACTTCGGACGGTCATATTGTGGAAATGGTAGGGTCGCGAAAATCTGGGACAATGCCTAACAACCGGAACGAAGGATGGCGAGGATTCACGATTGACCAGATTGAGCGAAAAGCACGTGTATCTATCCCCTTGCTAATGCCTAATCTCGTTGCCATCAACGCTGGTTCAAACGATTGTCTGCAGAATCTTGAAATTGGACAAATCGGAAGTCGCATCAACGGATTATTGGAGTACATTTGGAGCACTTGCCCAGGCTCTACCATCATCTTGTCTACACTGCTCTCGAACTCGGATACCTTAACAGAGCGGCGAATATTGCGGGCAAATGAGCAATTCCGAGAGTTGGCTTTCCAAAAATACAAACAACACAAGAAAATAATTCTCGTAGATATGCATGGCGCAGATGGGCCCAATGCCGATGAGCTGGTTGACGGAACACATCCAAATGATTTAGCATATCAAAAAATGGCTACCATATGGCAGAGAGGCTTTCGGGAGGCTGTCTCGAAGGGATTTCTGCAAGCATCTGTTCCGAGCAATATTCGAACTTAA
- a CDS encoding uncharacterized protein (EggNog:ENOG41~antiSMASH:Cluster_2.1) — MLLFLFRQVHIYVRDHLLLFKEEAFILESFSAAAIIILEQASSPLWKQHHAMKDSSGNEITYINISGVDNQRKAASNLCSDCDAILQRVLELENGAEKRPIRKLGGVRWKPADLDYDAPIHEDGQKFEDSSVFLELAEDNSMPHKSDREELRASSQRGCIICTWLVQSLSSRSKRTKGNIMEQWLKRPATVERSPIKSFGSNPCSEHYTLALRCPAPPAPSFEDVPFEGDLHEAKNARNGITTQVSVNKPWPYDTLREDELATLFIDSMPSSFTTQKLLESVINLEQEAPSVASLNMFSLWLDMCDDNHPECKIHTASKAHYIPARLINIRSTDAVRVVETSSIAAEIRAASFKYATLSHCWGTVHEPQLNKATKSILREGISVDKLPRLYHDAIILARHLKIYYLWIDSLCILQDSVDDWRHESTKMGDIYENSYICIAATQAPDNNSGLLERQSADWPRPLVHGNLVVCADVEVGSSFSNSSRPGWCNRILALTEGVVDNSVLNRRAWVLQERMLSPRILHCTAGEFVWECRRGMRSESHILLTSGGSVTKEAWSQIHEVAPNLKRPSEWHLHSEQRRQYLELWSEIIGRFSSFNISFPQDRLQACSAIAKRLQPILGEYAAGLWERVMPSQLLWHHACFPSCERKNSLRQNNSPSWSWSSLDCKAVLTRYWDATYNMFPSMDKMSYTPLGDSKALTMVKILKTEVKLSGNDATGAVEGGRIDLSGLVLPLYRSSAFRYTLTPEPEPEDPNFNLRLQFDDGDPHIFEEDIALRRRITEELSDPRFGRFMPSYENMIRGRQKLVERHSPKLTKMCWLPIISTSKPSVRSIPKQKHPVATTIHGLIIEHIEGSTGVYRRVGTLTFNLEVLEDNTATRLNAATPLSDTWPSRLGYNANEGFTIAII; from the exons AtgttattatttctttttcgacaagtacatatatatgtaaggGATCACCTGTTGCTgttcaaagaagaagcatttATTTTGGAGAGCTTTAGTGCCGCTGCCATTATCATCTTGGAACAAGCCTCATCACCCCTTTGGAAGCAACATCACGCCATGAAAGATTCAAGTGGCAATGAGATTACCTACATCAATATATCTGGTGTAGATAATCAGCGCAAGGCTGCGTCGAACTTGTGTTCTGACTGTGATGCTATTCTCCAACGAGTCTTAGAGCTAGAAAATGGGGCAGAAAAAAGACCGATTCGAAAATTGGGTGGTGTTAGGTGGAAGCCAGCGGACCTGGACTATGATGCGCCTATCCATGAAGACGGTCAAAAATTCGAAGATTCGTCCGTTTTCCTTGAATTAGCAGAAGACAATTCCATGCCTCATAAATCAGATCGCGAAGAGCTTCGCGCATCATCTCAGCGGGGATGTATCATATGTACATGGCTTGTCCAGTCTCTGAGCTCAAGATCAAAGCGTACTAAGGGCAATATAATGGAGCAATGGTTGAAGCGTCCTGCGACAGTAGAGCGCTCCCCAATAAAGTCATTTGGTAGCAACCCTTGCTCTGAACATTATACTTTGGCCCTCAGATGCCCGGCACCGCCAGCGCCGTCTTTTGAAGACGTTCCTTTCGAGGGCGATTTACATGAAGCAAAGAATGCCAGAAACGGAATTACGACTCAGGTTTCAGTAAATAAGCCATGGCCGTATGATACACTTCGGGAGGATGAGCTTGCGACTCTTTTCATTGATTCGATGCCTTCGTCCTTCACAACCCAGAAGTTGCTGGAATCAGTAATCAACCTGGAGCAAGAGGCACCCTCGGTTGCTTCATTAAATATGTTTAGCCTATGGCTAGATATGTGTGACGACAATCATCCGGAATGCAAGATTCACACCGCCAGCAAGGCACATTATATTCCAGCGCGTCTCATTAACATTCGGTCCACTGATGCAGTGCGGGTGGTTGAAACAAGCTCCATTGCTGCGGAAATACGAGCTGCCTCGTTCAAATACGCCACCCTATCTCACTGCTGGGGCACTGTTCATGAGCCTCAATTGAATAAGGCCACAAAAAGTATTCTTAGGGAAGGAATTTCTGTGGATAAGCTTCCTCGTCTGTACCATGACGCTATTATCCTTGCTCGtcatttaaaaatttattatctATGGATTGACTCTCTGTGTATATTGCAGGACTCTGTTGACGATTGGCGACATGAGTCGACAAAAATGGGAGATATATACGAGAACTCATACATTTGCATCGCAGCAACGCAGGCACCCGACAACAATAGCGGGCTACTAGAAAGGCAGAGCGCAGATTGGCCACGGCCATTAGTTCATGGAAACCTTGTTGTCTGTGCAGATGTTGAGGTGGGATCATCATTCTCCAATTCGTCACGACCTGGGTGGTGCAACAGGATTCTCGCACTTACAGAAGGGGTAGTAGATAATTCAGTACTGAATCGAAGAGCATGGGTTCTTCAAGAACGTATGCTTTCGCCGCGCATTCTGCATTGCACAGCTGGAGAGTTCGTCTGGGAATGTCGAAGGGGCATGAGATCTGAAAGTCATATTCTTTTAACGTCGGGTGGCAGCGTGACGAAAGAAGCGTGGAGTCAAATACACGAGGTTGCTCCAAACTTGAAGCGGCCTTCAGAATGGCATCTCCATTCCGAGCAAAGAAGGCAATATCTTGAATTGTGGAGCGAGATTATTGGACGTTTCTCTTCGTTCAATATAAGCTTTCCTCAGGATCGGCTACAAGCTTGTTCCGCTATAGCCAAGCGGCTGCAGCCGATATTAGGAGAGTACGCAGCAGGTTTATGGGAAAGGGTTATGCCAAGTCAACTGCTCTGGCACCATGCCTGCTTTCCTAGCtgcgaaagaaagaacagcTTGAGGCAAAATAACAGCCCATCTTGGTCCTGGTCATCGCTGGACTGCAAGGCGGTACTAACACGTTACTGGGATGCTACATACAACATGTTCCCATCTATGGACAAAATGTCATATACGCCACTTGGTGACAGCAAAGCACTTACAATGGTTAAGATTTTGAAAACTGAGGTCAAGTTATCTGGAAACGATGCGACGGGAGCGGTCGAAGGAGGACGCATTGACCTTAGCGGGCTAGTATTGCCTCTATACAGAAGCTCAGCATTTCGATATACACTGACTCCAGAACCGGAACCAGAGGATCCAAATTTTAACTTGAGATTGCaatttgatgatggtgacCCCCATATTTTTGAGGAGGATATAGCCCTTCGGCGTCGTATAA CCGAGGAGCTATCGGATCCACGATTTGGAAGGTTCATGCCCAGCTACGAAAATATGATACGCGGCCGTCAAAAATTGGTGGAACGCCACTCGCCAAAATTAACCAAAATGTGCTGGTTACCAATTATATCCACTTCCAAGCCATCTGTGAGGTCGATTCCGAAACAAAAGCATCCAGTGGCCACAACTATTCATGGCCTTATTATTGAGCACATAGAGGGTTCTACTGGGGTGTATCGACGAGTTGGGACTTTGACTTTTAATCTAGAAGTTCTTGAAGATAATACTGCGACCAGGCTCAACGCTGCGACTCCTTTAAGCGATACTTGGCCGTCACGACTGGGCTACAATGCCAATGAGGGATTTACAATAGCTATAATATGA
- a CDS encoding uncharacterized protein (EggNog:ENOG41~antiSMASH:Cluster_2.1): MPSTKNIEFQTRDDLILRGPLTLMEKPNAPLGILLSPSGVISAHLMNVQAKVFNDAGFATLTYDPRTFGQSDGLPRHNINFDKQSEDVFDAVTYVTSLAPQIDITRIALFGGGHGGDKQQYVQLFPSPSEEAAANPQKALLGGPALFGFYSSIQMLAYGKNCNWENKVTLESAYYNFINEFQAYLPRVSPTPLLCVRPSGDIP, from the exons ATGCCTAGTACTAAGAACATTGAGTTCCAAACTCGAGATGACCTTATCTTGAGAGGACCACTGACACTAATGGAAAAGCCAAACGCGCCGCTGGGGATCTTGCTATCTCCG TCTGGCGTTATAAGCGCACATTTAATGAATGTCCAAGCAAAAGTCTTCAACGATGCTGGATTTGCTACACTAACCTACGACCCTCGAACATTCGGGCAAAGTGATGGACTGCCAAGGCACAATATTAACTTTGACAAGCAGTCAGAGGACGTTTTTGATGCTGTTACATATGTCACATCTTTAGCTCCGCAGATAGACATAACTCGTATCGCTCTTT TTGGCGGTGGACATGGCGGAG ATAAACAACAATATGTCCAGTTATTTCCATCCCCTagtgaagaagctgctgcaaacCCGCAAAAAGCACTGCTCGGAGGACCTGCGCTTTTCGGATTCTACAGCTCTATTCAGATGCTCGCTTACGGGAAAAATTGTAACTGGGAAAACAAAGTAACACTGGAAAGCGCCTACTACAATTTTATCAACGAATTCCAAGCATACTTACCAAGAGTGTCGCCTACCCCTCTGTTATGTGTACGTCCTAGTGGGGACATCCCATGA
- a CDS encoding putative NRPS-like protein biosynthetic cluster (EggNog:ENOG41~SMCOG1127:condensation domain-containing protein~antiSMASH:Cluster_2.1): MKNPIFRTTIIGIGKNKFALALLKETASHWSYPSSLRSLLEITTAQKLQLGEPAARYALVLEDAANEGRSFFAISLYHTHCDAFTRFLIDKEISQILQSPSDYARAENIERPWFGAFVKHLRLIAPQEDVMKFWENYLRGANVANIHPLEQAVVSGSVENVLTDMLPVPFTHPQSHSDAPRNPTQVILAAWAMALAKLSGHRDITFGLCRHGRSSNTFPDVWRVMGPLVNAVPFRISIQSKEEPVTELLQRVQDDITTTTQWEQGFAPGVVPSADGRPWVQSFVNLRSELNKSKDVCNTNESNSEITKIVPRPDLDNFNTDYHWAVILMIKRQRNQYEVSMLYNSSLIDHKRASTLFTDFKLLMGALEADVEINVGDLLE, from the coding sequence ATGAAAAACCCAATTTTTCGCACAACTATTATCGGTATAGGCAAAAATAAGTTTGCCCTAGCTTTACTTAAGGAAACGGCGTCGCACTGGTCTTATCCTTCCAGCCTTCGATCGCTTCTTGAAATCACAACGGCACAGAAGCTTCAGCTAGGTGAACCAGCGGCCCGATATGCTCTTGTGCTTGAAGATGCAGCCAATGAAGGCCGCAGCTTTTTCGCAATCTCGTTATATCATACCCACTGCGATGCCTTCACGCGCTTCCTGATTGACAAAGAGATATCACAAATCCTGCAGTCTCCATCTGATTATGCACGAGCTGAGAATATCGAACGCCCGTGGTTTGGCGCTTTTGTCAAGCATCTGCGTCTCATTGCACCGCAGGAAGATGTCATGAAATTCTGGGAAAATTATTTACGCGGCGCAAACGTGGCCAATATCCATCCACTTGAACAAGCTGTGGTCAGCGGCAGCGTCGAGAATGTCTTAACAGACATGCTACCAGTACCCTTTACCCATCCTCAGTCCCATAGCGATGCACCAAGAAACCCAACACAAGTAATTCTGGCTGCCTGGGCAATGGCCCTAGCAAAGTTATCGGGACATCGAGACATCACGTTTGGCCTTTGTCGTCACGGGAGATCTTCTAATACATTTCCGGACGTGTGGCGTGTTATGGGGCCATTGGTTAATGCGGTACCATTTCGAATTTCTATACAAAGCAAGGAGGAACCTGTAACAGAGCTATTACAGCGAGTCCAAGACGATATCACGACCACAACCCAATGGGAGCAAGGATTTGCTCCTGGTGTAGTCCCCAGCGCTGACGGGCGGCCTTGGGTTCAGTCATTTGTCAATTTGAGGTCTGAGTTGAACAAATCCAAGGATGTGTGCAACACAAATGAAAGCAACTCAGAAATAACCAAGATTGTCCCCAGGCCAGATCTAGATAATTTCAATACCGACTATCACTGGGCTGTTATATTGATGATCAAACGGCAGCGTAATCAGTACGAAGTTTCGATGCTGTATAACTCGTCACTCATTGATCATAAACGAGCAAGCACTCTATTTACAGactttaaattacttatggGTGCATTGGAAGCAGATGTTGAAATTAATGTAGGAGATTTACTAGAGTAG